Proteins encoded within one genomic window of Pongo abelii isolate AG06213 chromosome 18, NHGRI_mPonAbe1-v2.0_pri, whole genome shotgun sequence:
- the DNASE1L2 gene encoding LOW QUALITY PROTEIN: deoxyribonuclease-1-like 2 (The sequence of the model RefSeq protein was modified relative to this genomic sequence to represent the inferred CDS: deleted 1 base in 1 codon) — protein MGGPRALLAALWALEAAGTAALRIGAFNIQSFGDSKVSDPACGSIIAKILAGYDLALVQEVRDPDLSAVSALMEQINSVSEHEYSFVSSQPLGRDQYKEMYLFVYRKDAVSVVDTYLYPDPEDVFSREPFVVKFSALGSGERARPSSSAGPPLPSRGALTPPPLPAAAQKLVLVPLHAAPHQAVAEIDALYDVYLDVIDKWGTDDMLFLGDFNADCSYVREQDWAAIRLRSSEVFKWLIPDSADTTVGNSDCAYDRIVACGARLRRSLKPQSATVHDFQEEFALDQTQALAISDHFPVEVTLKSHR, from the exons ATGGGCGGGCCCCGGGCTCTGCTGGCCGCTCTCTGGGCGCTGGAAGCCGCCGGGACCGCCGCGCTTCGCATCGGAGCCTTCAACATTCAGAGCTTCGGTGACAGCAAAGTGTCGGACCCGGCTTGCGGCAGCATCATCGCGAAG ATCCTGGCTGGCTATGACCTCGCGCTGGTGCAGGAGGTGCGAGACCCAGACCTCAGCGCCGTGTCCGCGCTCATGGAGCAGATCAACAG CGTGTCCGAGCACGAGTACAGCTTTGTGAGCAGCCAGCCCCTGGGCCGGGACCAGTACAAGGAGATGTACCTGTTCGTGTACAG GAAAGACGCGGTGTCGGTCGTGGACACCTACCTGTACCCGGACCCCGAGGACGTCTTCAGCCGCGAGCCCTTCGTGGTCAAGTTCTCGGCCCTCGGCTCCGGTGAGCGGGCC CGCCCCTCCTCTTCCGCCGGcccgcccctcccctcccgcGGAGCTCTGACGCCCCCACCCCTTCCCGCAGCAGCACAGAAGCTGGTGCTGGTCCCGCTGCACGCGGCGCCGCATCAAGCCGTGGCGGAGATCGACGCGCTCTACGACGTGTACCTGGACGTGATAGACAAGTGGGGCACCGAC GACATGCTGTTCCTGGGCGACTTCAACGCCGACTGCAGCTATGTGCGGGAGCAGGACTGGGCCGCCATCCGTCTGAGGAGCAGTGAGGTCTTCAAGTGGCTCATCCCTGACAGCGCCGACACCACGGTGGGCAACTCAGACTGCGCCTACGACCGCATTGTGGCCTGTGGCGCCCGCCTGCGCCGGAGCCTGAAGCCCCAGTCGGCCACCGTGCACGACTTCCAGGAGGAATTCGCCCTGGATCAGACTCAG GCTCTTGCCATCAGCGACCACTTTCCAGTGGAGGTGACCCTCAAGTCCCACCGATGA
- the ECI1 gene encoding enoyl-CoA delta isomerase 1, mitochondrial isoform X2 encodes MKFKNPPVNSLSLEFLTELVISMEKLENDKSFRGVILTSDCPGVFSAGLDLTEMCGKSPAHYAEYWKAVQEMWLRLYQSNLVLVSAINGACPAGGCLMALTCDYRILADNPRYCIGLNETQLGIVAPFWFKDTLENAIGHREAERALQLGLLFPPAEALQVGIVDQVVPEEQVQSTALSTIAQWMAIPDHARQLTKAMMRKATASRLITQRDADVQNFVSFISKDSIQKSLQMYLERLKEKKG; translated from the exons ATGAAATTCAAGAACCCCCCAGTGAACAGCCTGAGCCTGGAGTTTCTGACAGAGCTGGTCATCAGCATGGAGAAGCTGGAGAATGACAAGAGCTTCCGCGGTGTCATTCTGACCTCG GACTGCCCGGGTGTCTTCTCGGCCGGCCTGGACCTGACAGAGATGTGTGGGAAGAGCCCCGCGCACTATGCGGAGTACTGGAAGGCTGTGCAGGAGATGTGGCTGCGGTTGTACCAGTCCAACCTGGTGCTGGTCTCCGCCATCAAC GGAGCCTGCCCCGCTGGAGGCTGCCTGATGGCCCTGACCTGTGACTACCGCATCCTGGCGGACAACCCCAGGTACTGCATAGGACTCAACGAGACCCAGCTGGGCATCGTTGCCCCTTTCTG GTTCAAAGACACCCTGGAGAACGCCATCGGGCaccgggaggcggagcgtgcCCTGCAGCTGGGGCTGCTCTTCCCACCGGCGGAGGCCCTGCAGGTGGGCATAGTGGACCAGGTGGTCCCGGAGGAGCAGGTGCAGAGCACTGCGCTGTCAACGATAGCCCAGTGGATGGCCATTCCAG ACCATGCTCGACAGCTGACCAAGGCCATGATGCGGAAGGCCACGGCCAGCCGCCTCATCACGCAGCGTGATGCGGACGTGCAGAACTTTGTCAGCTTCATCTCCAAAGACTCCATCCAGAAGTCCCTGCAGATGTACTTAGAgaggctcaaagaaaagaaaggctaa
- the ECI1 gene encoding enoyl-CoA delta isomerase 1, mitochondrial isoform X1 — MALVAAVRVPARVLFRSGARLPGAALGRTERAAGGGDGARRFGSQRVLVEPDAGAGVAVMKFKNPPVNSLSLEFLTELVISMEKLENDKSFRGVILTSDCPGVFSAGLDLTEMCGKSPAHYAEYWKAVQEMWLRLYQSNLVLVSAINGACPAGGCLMALTCDYRILADNPRYCIGLNETQLGIVAPFWFKDTLENAIGHREAERALQLGLLFPPAEALQVGIVDQVVPEEQVQSTALSTIAQWMAIPDHARQLTKAMMRKATASRLITQRDADVQNFVSFISKDSIQKSLQMYLERLKEKKG, encoded by the exons ATGGCGCTGGTGGCTGCTGTGCGAGTCCCGGCGCGCGTTCTGTTCCGCTCGG GGGCCCGGCTCCCAGGCGCTGCCCTCGGGCGGACGGAGCGGGCGGCCGGCGGCGGAGACGGCGCGCGGCGCTTCGGGAGCCAGCGGGTGCTGGTGGAGCCGGACGCGGGCGCCG GGGTCGCTGTCATGAAATTCAAGAACCCCCCAGTGAACAGCCTGAGCCTGGAGTTTCTGACAGAGCTGGTCATCAGCATGGAGAAGCTGGAGAATGACAAGAGCTTCCGCGGTGTCATTCTGACCTCG GACTGCCCGGGTGTCTTCTCGGCCGGCCTGGACCTGACAGAGATGTGTGGGAAGAGCCCCGCGCACTATGCGGAGTACTGGAAGGCTGTGCAGGAGATGTGGCTGCGGTTGTACCAGTCCAACCTGGTGCTGGTCTCCGCCATCAAC GGAGCCTGCCCCGCTGGAGGCTGCCTGATGGCCCTGACCTGTGACTACCGCATCCTGGCGGACAACCCCAGGTACTGCATAGGACTCAACGAGACCCAGCTGGGCATCGTTGCCCCTTTCTG GTTCAAAGACACCCTGGAGAACGCCATCGGGCaccgggaggcggagcgtgcCCTGCAGCTGGGGCTGCTCTTCCCACCGGCGGAGGCCCTGCAGGTGGGCATAGTGGACCAGGTGGTCCCGGAGGAGCAGGTGCAGAGCACTGCGCTGTCAACGATAGCCCAGTGGATGGCCATTCCAG ACCATGCTCGACAGCTGACCAAGGCCATGATGCGGAAGGCCACGGCCAGCCGCCTCATCACGCAGCGTGATGCGGACGTGCAGAACTTTGTCAGCTTCATCTCCAAAGACTCCATCCAGAAGTCCCTGCAGATGTACTTAGAgaggctcaaagaaaagaaaggctaa